The following coding sequences lie in one Arachis hypogaea cultivar Tifrunner chromosome 4, arahy.Tifrunner.gnm2.J5K5, whole genome shotgun sequence genomic window:
- the LOC112744913 gene encoding eukaryotic translation initiation factor 5-like, translating to MALQNIGAANSDDAFYRYKMPKMITKIEGRGNGIKTNIVNMVDIAKALARPASYTTKYFGCELGAQSKFDEKTGTSHVNGAHDTAKLAGLLENFIKKYVQCYGCGNPETDILITKSQMIQLKCAACGFVSDVDMRDKLTTFIIKNPPEAKKGSKDKKAMRRAEKERMKEGEMADEEQKKLKKEVKKKGSSSSKDGTVKSSKKKAGSSDEERVSPTHSQIDEKEEARDEDDGDDDVQWQTDTSIDAARQRIQEQLSAVTADMVMLSTNEPEKKKTESKGSENGDTVNYATVVREVKAYLKKGVAAKELQSHIAAFPVSAQEKMNALLEGLFDGVEKGFGKEATKRKNHLAAAVAGDDEGLQLLLLNAVEEFCNKKGSNALKEVALILKALYDVDLVEEEHVVHWYSKGLKGDKKDSQIWKNAQPFIDWLQNAESESEEE from the coding sequence ATGGCGCTGCAGAACATTGGTGCCGCAAATAGCGATGATGCCTTCTACAGGTATAAGATGCCTAAAATGATAACCAAGATTGAGGGCAGAGGTAATGGCATCAAAACCAATATTGTCAATATGGTTGACATTGCAAAAGCGTTGGCTAGGCCGGCATCTTACACCACCAAATATTTCGGTTGTGAGCTTGGAGCACAATCGAAATTCGATGAGAAAACCGGCACTTCTCATGTTAATGGAGCACATGATACTGCAAAACTTGCGGGCCTTCTTGAGAACTTCATTAAGAAATATGTTCAATGCTACGGTTGTGGAAATCCTGAAACTGATATTTTGATTACAAAGAGTCAAATGATCCAGCTGAAATGTGCTGCTTGTGGTTTTGTGTCTGATGTGGACATGAGGGACAAGCTGACTACCTTTATCATCAAGAACCCTCCTGAAGCAAAGAAAGGATCGAAAGACAAAAAGGCCATGAGGAGAGCTGAGAAGGAGAGGATGAAGGAAGGTGAAATGGCTGATGAGGAACAGAAGAAACTGAAGAAAGAGGTTAAGAAGAAAGGCTCTTCATCATCAAAGGATGGCACTGTAAAATCTAGTAAGAAGAAAGCAGGTAGCTCTGATGAGGAACGTGTATCTCCTACACACAGTCAAATTGATGAGAAAGAGGAGGCTCGTGATgaagatgatggtgatgatgatgttcAGTGGCAAACGGATACATCTATTGATGCTGCTCGTCAACGTATTCAAGAACAGTTAAGTGCTGTGACTGCTGATATGGTCATGCTCTCGACAAATgaaccagagaagaagaagacagAAAGCAAGGGTTCTGAGAATGGTGACACTGTGAACTATGCAACTGTGGTCAGGGAAGTGAAAGCATATTTGAAGAAAGGTGTCGCAGCGAAGGAATTGCAGTCACATATTGCTGCATTTCCTGTATCTGCTCAGGAGAAGATGAATGCACTTCTTGAAGGATTATTTGATGGTGTTGAGAAAGGGTTTGGAAaagaagctaccaagaggaagaatcACCTTGCTGCTGCAGTTGCTGGAGATGACGAGGGATTGCAGCTGTTATTGCTCAATGCTGTTGAGGAGTTCTGTAACAAGAAAGGTAGCAATGCATTGAAGGAGGTTGCACTTATTCTGAAAGCCCTCTATGATGTTGATTTGGTGGAGGAAGAGCACGTCGTGCATTGGTATTCAAAGGGACTGAAGGGTGATAAGAAGGACTCTCAGATATGGAAGAATGCTCAACCATTCATTGATTGGCTTCAGAATGCTGAATCAGAATCGGAGGAAGAATGA
- the LOC112744915 gene encoding uncharacterized protein, whose amino-acid sequence MESISPNNILVQCRICHNEDEESHMETPCSCSGTLKYVHRNCVQRWCNEKGDTTCEICLQQFTPGYTVPPPLIHYGGSPINFGWNYWETSRRVHNNNNQFVSMFGADHHDLEPDIEYSTPSTRSMIWCRIIATIFLGLIVLRHTLQVILILSETEEYSLTVFMLLLLGILGILISIHTMIKANYYGPRTSTPDSSFPYFIT is encoded by the exons ATGGAATCGATATCTCCTAATAATATATTGGTACAATGCCGAATATGTCACAATGAAGATGAAGAGTCACACATGGAAACACCATGTTCATGTTCTGGCACCCTCAAG TATGTACATAGAAATTGTGTTCAAAGATGGTGCAATGAGAAAGGCGATACTACCTGTGAGATTTGCCTACAG CAATTTACACCCGGGTACACTGTACCCCCACCACTTATCCATTATGGTGGATCTCCAATAAATTTCGG ATGGAACTATTGGGAGACTTCAAGAAGAGTTCACAATAACAACAATCAATTTGTATCAATGTTTGGTGCTGATCATCATGATCTAGAACCTGACATTGAATATTCAACACCCTCTACAAGGTCCATGATATGGTGCCGCATAATTGCCACTATT TTTCTTGGTCTTATTGTTTTAAGGCATACACTTCAAGTTATACTGATACTCAGTGAAACAGAAGAGTATTCATTAACAGTGTTTATG CTATTACTGTTGGGAATCCTTGGGATATTGATTTCAATACATACGATGATCAAAGCTAACTACTATGGCCCAAGGACTTCAACACCAG ATTCATCATTCCCCTATTTCATCACGTGA
- the LOC112744916 gene encoding DNA ligase 6-like: MDPQLTPQTLNSTSLFLAATTATTHSEQPPHSLSLTTVPSTVPRSKLIPNTRFLVDAFRHADTAFSVSYFLSHFHSDHYTGLSHSWSRGIVFCSATTASLLQRILGVPKRFLVPLPLCQPVEIDGAEVTLVDANHCPGAVQFLFKVPTKEEGKKFERYVHTGDFRFCNSMILEPAILDFVGCDAVFLDTTYCNPKFVFPSQEESVDYVVSVVERVISDCGGDGSGVLFLVATYVIGKEKILVELARRVKRKVHVDARKMEVLRVLGYGESGVFTEDSSESNIHVVGWNVLGETWPYFKPNFVRMKEIMIERGYSKVVGFVPTGWTYEVKGNTFAVRSKDSFEIHLVPYSEHSNYEELREYVKFLKPRGVVPTVGLDVEKSDSKHAEKMRKYFAGLVDETANKHEFLKGFHRATGDTDFLVEKDVNDGQKPGKNMEEGIKPSELDGEESTTPYVAASVPSSTGEPCTESVTLLTDEEKEKMIEELGNCLPAWVTRSQMLELISISGSNVVEAASNFYERETEFHKQAFSCQTSSVSKCSSLNDIDSPSKACLNSSSTTKNNDVFPSQDSTKLTILKHTVLSQASSAKRNKISGSKPNKKVKVKAKSQSQSSDPKQSTITKFFSKVLPVKPSVAQSDRSELMIGVSPKVENMLPDDVGNRYKDEIDQFMQIINGKESLKDHAITIIEKAKGDVNKALDIYYCNSGNLGEKEISVQAECKIDSSLEKNCVLHELKGIPDTTVKRIHVTLPLEKYNPKEHACWKDGQPAPYLHLARTFSLLEDEKGKIKATSMLCNTFRSLLALSPADVLPAVYLCTNKIAADHEKMELNIGGSIVTAALEEACGTNRSKIREMYNKFGDLGDVAQECRQTQRLLAPPTPLLIKDVFSALQKISLQTGHGSTSRKKDIIIRLMCSCREKEIKFLVRTLVRNLRIGAMLKTVLPALAQAVVMNSFPTVQQEGTAENLKEKFQVLSVEIVEAYNIIPNLDLIVPSLMNKGIDFSVSSLSMVPGIPIKPMLATITNGIPKALNLFQNKAFTCEYKYDGQRAQIHRLIDGSIRVFSRNGDESTSRFPDLIDIIKESCKPVASTFIIDAEVVGIDRKNGFRIMSFQELSSRGKGSKDTLVTTESIKVDICIFVFDIMFANGEQLLGFPLRTRRKYLKDLLCDEKPGYFEYAKEITIEADKACETCKDTLTKINAFLEDALRSSCEGIMVKTLDVDAGYSPSKRSDKWLKVKRDYVDGLNDTLDLVPIGAWHGNGRKAGWYSPFLMACYNPETEEYQSVCRVMSGFSDSFYIEMKEFFSGDKVLSKKPLYYRTAEKPDMWFCPQLVWEIRGAEFTVSPVHHAAIGLIHLSRGISIRFPRFIRRVSDRNPEECSTAADIVNLFHSQPRKKDVTAED, from the exons ATGGATCCACAACTcacaccccaaaccctaaactccACCAGTTTATTCCTTGCCGCCACAACAGCCACCACTCATTCCGAACAACCACCACATTCACTCTCCCTCACCACCGTTCCTTCCACCGTACCACGCTCCAAGCTCATCCCGAACACTCGCTTCCTCGTCGACGCCTTCCGCCACGCCGACACAGCATTCTCCGTCTCCTACTTCCTCTCTCACTTCCACTCCGATCACTACACCGGTCTCTCCCATTCTTGGTCCCGCGGCATTGTCTTCTGCTCCGCCACCACCGCCTCCCTCCTCCAACGAATCCTCGGAGTCCCCAAACGCTTCCTTGTACCCCTTCCCCTTTGCCAGCCCGTTGAAATCGACGGCGCGGAGGTCACGCTGGTCGACGCGAACCACTGCCCTGGCGCGGTCCAGTTCCTATTCAAGGTCCCAAcaaaagaagaagggaagaaattcGAGAGGTATGTTCACACTGGCGATTTCAGGTTTTGTAATTCAATGATTTTGGAGCCTGCAATTCTTGATTTCGTTGGCTGTGATGCTGTGTTCTTGGATACTACTTATTGCAACCCAAAGTTTGTGTTTCCTTCGCAAGAGGAGAGTGTTGATTATGTGGTTAGTGTAGTCGAGAGGGTTATTAGTGATTGTGGTGGTGATGGTAGTGGTGTTTTGTTTCTTGTTGCTACTTATGTTATTGGGAAGGAAAAGATTTTGGTTGAACTTGCACGGAGAGTGAAGAGGAAGGTGCATGTGGATGCTAGGAAAATGGAGGTTTTGAGGGTGCTTGGGTATGGAGAGAGTGGTGTGTTTACCGAGGACAGTTCAGAGAGTAATATTCATGTTGTTGGCTGGAATGTATTGGGGGAGACATGGCCGTATTTTAAGCCAAATTTCGTTAGGATGAAGGAGATTATGATTGAGAGAGGGTACTCCAAGGTTGTGGGATTTGTGCCAACCGGATGGACTTATGAAGTAAAGGGCAATACGTTCGCAGTGAGGTCCAAGGATTCATTTGAGATTCATCTCGTGCCGTATAGCGAGCATTCCAACTACGAGGAGCTCAGGGAGTATGTGAAGTTTTTGAAGCCAAGGGGTGTTGTTCCGACAGTGGGTTTGGATGTTGAGAAAAGCGACAGTAAGCATGCTGAAAAAATGAGGAAGTATTTTGCTGGATTGGTTGATGAGACGGCCAACAAGCATGAATTTCTAAAGGGATTTCACCGTGCCACAGGCGACACAGATTTCTTGGTTGAGAAGGATGTTAATGATGGTCAGAAGCCAGGAAAAAACATGGAGGAAGGAATCAAGCCATCTGAGTTGGATGGTGAGGAAAGTACAACTCCGTATGTTGCTGCTAGTGTGCCCTCTTCTACTGGGGAACCGTGTACAGAAAGTGTTACTTTACTAACtgatgaagaaaaagagaaaatgattgAAGAACTTGGTAATTGTTTGCCGGCATGGGTCACTCGAAGCCAAATGTTAGAGCTGATCAGCATCTCAGGGAGCAATGTTGTTGAAGCTGCTTCTAATTTTTATGAACGTGAAACTGAATTTCACAAGCAAGCATTTTCTTGTCAAACTTCTTCGGTGTCCAAGTGCAGCTCACTAAATGACATAGATTCTCCTTCAAAAGCTTGCCTGAATTCGAGCAGCACTACCAAAAATAACGATGTTTTTCCAAGCCAGGACTCTACTAAACTAACTATCTTGAAGCATACAGTTTTAAGTCAAGCTTCCTCtgccaaaaggaataaaattagtGGAAGTAAGccaaacaagaaagtaaaagtcaAAGCAAAGTCACAGTCACAATCAAGTGATCCAAAGCAGTCCACCATAACAAAATTCTTCAGCAAAGTATTGCCTGTGAAGCCTAGTGTTGCTCAGTCTGATCGTTCTGAATTGATGATTGGCGTAAGCCCTAAAGTTGAAAATATGTTGCCAGATGATGTTGGAAATCGGTACAAGGATGAGATTGATCAGTTTATGCAAATAATAAATGGGAAAGAGTCATTAAAAGATCATGCCATAACTATAATTGAGAAGGCAAAAGGAGATGTAAATAAGGCATTGGATATATATTACTGTAATTCTGGAAATCTTGGTGAAAAGGAAATTTCAGTTCAAGCAGAGTGTAAAATTGATAGCTCTTTAGAGAAGAATTGTGTGTTACATGAATTGAAAGGCATTCCTGATACCACCGTGAAGAGAATTCATGTAACTCTACCACTTGAGAAATACAATCCTAAAGAGCATG CTTGTTGGAAAGATGGGCAGCCTGCACCATATTTACATCTTGCACGAACCTTCAGCCTTCTGGAGGATGAGAAAGGAAAGATTAAGGCTACTTCAATGTTATGCAATACATTCCGAAG TTTGCTGGCCCTGTCTCCAGCAGATGTGCTGCCTGCTGTGTACCTATGTACAAACAAAATTGCAGCAGACCATGAAAAGATG GAACTAAACATTGGTGGAAGTATAGTTACTGCAGCACTTGAAGAGGCATGCGGAACAAATCGATCCAAAATAAGGGAGATGTATAACAAATTTGGCGATCTTG GTGATGTTGCTCAAGAGTGTCGTCAAACACAGAGATTGCTTGCACCACCAACACCACTTCTGATTAAGGATGTTTTCTCTGCACTGCAAAAGATAAG TTTACAAACAGGCCATGGAAGCACATCTCGGAAGAAAGACATTATCATTCGTCTCATGTGTTCCTGTCGTGAGAAGGAGATTAAATTTCTTGTTCGGACCTTG GTCAGGAACTTAAGGATTGGGGCAATGCTTAAAACTGTTTTACCTGCCTTGGCTCAAGCTGTTGTTATGAATTCTTTCCCTACAGTACAACAAGAAGGAACTGCAGAGAATTTGAAGGAGAAGTTTCAG GTCCTTTCTGTGGAAATTGTTGAAGCATATAACATAATTCCGAATTTG GATCTCATAGTTCCATCTCTCATGAACAAAGGAATTGATTTTTCGGTTTCAAGTTTGTCAATggttcctggaattcctattaagcCTATGCTTGCAAC GATCACCAATGGCATTCCCAAGGCATTGAACCTATTTCAAAATAAGGCATTTACTTGTGAATATAA GTATGATGGTCAGCGAGCTCAAATTCACAGATTAATTGATGGATCAATTCGTGTTTTTTCAAGAAATGGAGATGAATCAACATCAAGATTTCCTGATCTTATTGACATAATTAAGGAATCCTGCAAGCCTGTTGCTTCGACTTTCATAATTGATGCTGAA GTTGTTGGTATTGATAGAAAAAATGGATTTAGGATTATGTCTTTCCAGGAGCTATCTTCACGTGGTAAAGGAAGCAAAGATACTCTAGTTACTACAGAGAGCATAAAG GTGGATATTTGCATATTTGTCTTTGATATCATGTTTGCAAATGGAGAGCA GCTATTGGGTTTTCCTCTTCGCACAAGACGGAAAT ATCTAAAGGATTTGTTATGTGATGAAAAACCAGGGTATTTTGAATATGCAAAGGAAATAACA ATTGAAGCAGACAAGGCTTGCGAAACTTGTAAAGACACATTAACCAAGATAAACGCTTTCTTGGAAGATGCTCTTCGTTCTTCCTGTGAAGGAATTATGGTGAAAACATTGGATGTAGATGCTGGTTATTCTCCGTCAAAGCGTTCTGATAAATGGTTAAAG GTCAAACGAGATTATGTCGATGGTTTAAATGATACTCTTGATTTGGTGCCAATTGGAGCTTGGCATGGAAATGGAAGGAAGGCCGGATG GTATAGTCCATTTCTCATGGCATGTTATAATCCTGAAACTGAGGAATATCAAAGCGTGTGCCGAGTGATGTCTGGGTTCTCAGATTCGTTTTACATAGAG ATGAAAGAATTCTTCTCTGGGGACAAAGTCTTATCCAAAAAGCCGCTGTATTATCGAACAGCAGAGAAGCCCGACATGTGGTTTTGTCCGCAACTTGTTTGGGAGATACGAGGTGCAGAGTTCACGGTGTCCCCTGTTCATCATGCAGCCATCGGTTTAATTCATCTGTCTCGGGGCATCTCAATACGGTTTCCGAGATTTATTAGGCGTGTGTCGGATAGGAACCCAGAAGAGTGTAGTACAGCAGCAGATATTGTTAATTTGTTTCATTCTCAGCCAAGGAAGAAGGATGTCACAGCTGAAGATTGA